The nucleotide sequence GactactttttaaaatcagccTTATGCTGTTGCAGTGCGTAATTCGCTTGTTGGAGGCAGCTGTCCTCTCCCTGCACGCAGACAAAACCCTCCTAACCCCGATGGAGCATCCCCCGTGGCAGAGCTGCCCCGAGCCCACCCGTGCAGCCACCCACTCAGCCAGGAACCAGGGACATCCCCAGACCCTACACCACAACCCTGGCCACTGTGTGGTTGTCTCAGAGGGGCTGTGATGCTCAGCACAGGGGCTGGGGTCTGCCCATCCCAGGCAAATTTGGAGATGCAGCCAggagagggggaagagagagggaTGCCTGCCCTGGGACCGAGGGATGCCCTGGGATGGTTGCTTGTGCCTAGTTCTGCCTGCAGGGCACAgacctgtccccatccctgtccccatccccatccctgcactgATACAGCTGTGCGCCCCGGCTGCTTGCGGTTTTGATAACGGCAccggggctgcagggcaggagggggctgccccCTGGCTTGGCCAGCACTCCTGCACCTCGGTCCATTGCTAGTCAGGCTGGCACAGGGCTCGTGCTTCTGAGCCCACACGGGGAAATTATTCCTATTTCATCCTTCCCTGTACTTTCCTTGTTCCTGCACTCTGCTGGGTATATAAGAGCTGCTCCCTATCAGCAGCAGATAAGAGGCTGTAGGCAGCTGCACAGCAACTTCAAAGGGCTCCAGGTAAGAGGCATAAAGGTACCGTAGCCACAGAACTCCTGTTCCCATTAGACGACCTACAGCAAAGTGTAACTCGGCTTGAAAAAGCAAGaattttaatgatgttttcctttgatttctgtagcagcatttaatcatttatgaaaattaatttttaaagccaGTAGAGCTCTTGCTTGTCAAattccacatttatttttgttgttgttaagtcTATTATAATGACTGAGCTAGAAGAAATGACTAGGACTCTTTAATTGTTCTTGTTGACCAGAATTCAGAACAATTCTCAGCTTATCAGATCTAATCTCAGCTGGTATGAAATAGGCACTTATCTGCAAAGCCATGCATACATTTTGCATGTACAAGCTGCTCAGCTCACTTAAATGTGAGTGACCAAGGAGATGTACTGACTAGTTGGATATAGTTAATACCTGCATAGATATTTGTCTGCTTTATCACATATTCTCTCTAAGAGCTCTTTTAAAAGACCTGAAACCCATTTTGGCATCCTCTTACAATGCTACACACGTCTTGCAGAGACCCTCCAACAAATCCCACTGATTTTATTTGACACAATTCTCAATCGAAGCTGCTCAAGCCTctatctttctcttctgttcaaTAATCACAGCTACAGGAGCTGTGCATCATTACGTGCTGATCAAAGGGAAAATGTAAAAGACAGTCGAGTGAATTAAAGTCTAATTTAATTGTGCCAAGAACTGTCAtagaaggattttttaaaaagtatctgGAACAGATAAGTTGTTCGGAATGACCTAAATAACGTTATTTCCTAGTGCTGAAGCGCTGCAATATGCAGATCGTACTTTGTCTTTCACAAAGGAGACAGTGCCAGGCAGGCTGGGCCCACGCCACGGGCTGTGCAGGCTATGTGTGTTTTGTTGGACTCGAGACCTATAGAAATGGCTCGGCAATtgcctttttcccttctttgccAACACATTTATTGGCATAAACCAGCATGTCACAGTGCTGGTCGCAACCCCAAGAAGACCAAGTGGTGTGGGAACATGAGATCCCCAAGGGTGATCTCTTGTCACTAGAGGCAgctcaaacacagaaaaatgggCTCTCTTCAGAGGCTTGACtgaagcaaaatgagaaaaacaaacagcctgACCACGGGGAAGTGAATCTGATTTTGGCTGTGCTTTGAGCTTTCATAATGCAAGGTGTTCTTCACGAGGTGGAGAAGGACGTGGCTTTGACACACCATTTTTTATCCGGCTGTGCCCTTTTATCTGTTCTTATTTCAGGGCCATTTCTGAGCAGGTTGAAGCAATCCATCTCTCTCGCTACAAGGTCCTCCTgcttcttctcctccctccGCTCTCTccaaaatgccattttcctccccgcagcccccctgcgATGCCAGGCAGATGCTCTGCACCAGGGTGTGGGGACGGGAACTGCCCTGGAGCACGGCAGCCCCCTGCTTTGGACAAAATGCAACAGCGAGGGAGGTGGGACGGGGGCACGGGGGCCAGGGATGGTtcctggggcaggggggcttTGCCCAGTGTGACACACGGGGAGGACGGGGAGTGGTGGGGGCCCAGGGTCCCCATGTCCCACTGCCTGGGCTGATGTGGGTCTCTCGGCAGGTGCTGGGACGGAGATGCTGCCCCTCTGGTGCTTCACCATCCTTGGAAgcctcctgcccccctcccaGGGCCTCCTCAACCTGGGGGGCATCTTGGGGTCTGGCCCAGCACAGTCCACAGCCGGTGAGCTCCGAGGTTTCCCCACGGTGTCCCCTCGGTGTCCCCTTGGTGCCAGCGCGTCCCCATACCCCAGCTGCCCGCGCCCCCCGGCACTGCCAAACTGGCCCCACCTGGGCAAAGATGTCCCTGGCAGGGACTCACCCAGGTGGAGGAGGCACCACAGAGGGATTTGGGCTGGTTTTTAAAAGTCTTAGCTAAAAGGGAACGACCTGCCAGCTTGCTCAGTCTGTCAGGATGAGACgcgggcagcagccaggcagtcCCAGCTGGCACGAAGCCTGGCGGGGACGGAGGATGCGGTGTGATGGAGCGTTTTTGTTTAGCAGTCAAGATGTGCAGGGTGACCCTtttgctggcaaaaaaaaaaaaagaaaaaaaatgatgttctgAACAAGGTAGATTAATAACTGGGACTTGCTTGTTGCAGGAGGTCTGCTCGGCGGTGAAGGTCTGCTCAGCAAGAAAGGTGGGCTTCTTGGCACTGGCCTTCTGGGTGAAGGTGGGCTGCTTGGTACAGGCCTTCTTGGCAAGAAGAGTCCGAGTAGTGGAGGAAGTCAAGGTCTCCTTGGCACTGAAAATGAATCCAAGAACGCCGGTGTCCTCGGCACAGGCCTCCTTGGTGGGGAAGGGCTCCTCGGCACCGGCCTCCTCAGCAATAAAGGCCTTCTTGGAGAGGAAGGGCTGCTTGGCACGGGGCTGCTTGGAAAAGGAGGGCTTGTAGGCAATGGAAGTCTACTTGGTGGTCTTTTGGATGAAGAAGGGCTGCTGGGTGAAGGAGGAGTTGGAGGACTGCTGGGTGAAGGAGGACCGCTGGGTGCTGCAGTCCCCGACAAGTCAACACAGCACTTGGCCTGGTAAGTCAGAGCAGAAGCACGGCGGTGATGCTCTCTGCAGATCCATGGCCCTTCCACCAGCTTCCCTGACATGGTGACAGCTTGTAAGAGCCTGGTGTTTAAAAACTTAGCTTTAAGAGTAAATAATAGCaatagattgaaaaaaaaaaaaaaaaaaaaggcagttgtAATTAATAGCAGACACTTAACTGGCATTTTTCTAACAAGTGGTGCCCAGAGGTGTGGGTTCCCCTAAAGAGGTGCTCCAGGGCAGGACCAGATCCTTCCTGTTACACAGACCACGAGGGGAAATCCCAACCAGACACAGGTCCAGGAAAAGTCTTTCCCATGACGGTGATGTGACTGCGATGGGCACCCCAAGAGGTGGGGGaatctctgtccttggagatgGCCAGGACTCAGCTGGAcacagccctgggcaacctggtcctGCTTCGAAGCTCTCTCCTCTTGGAGCAGGGGTTGGCCCTTCCCCACCTACACCTTTTAACCAGGGTTATTCATGTGGGTAACAAGCCCAATGCCTGGCAGAAGGGATGAGGCTGTAGGGCTTGCTCCTGCCACCTGCTGTGCAGCAAGCTCAGCTCGCAGCAGCCGGGCTTGCTCCCATCTCAGCTCGGGTTGGCTTTGGTTTCGACCCCCAGGTTGAAGATGCTGAGCCTGGACAAAGCCCGAGCATCGTGGAAGGTCCTTCCTGGGGGTGAGCTGGTGCTGAACCTGTACTCGAAGCTGACGTTCAACTTGCCAGGgtgagcagggctggtgggagAGCAAAGCGTGGTGGGGTTACAGGGTCCCAGGGGGTGGGGGAGCTGGGGCGGTTCAGGGGGCTGGAGAAACATCCGCCAACGTTTGGTTCTTAGGGGAGCTTGTGCATTgcatgcagctctgcagctgctgtgaatATGTATTTGCAATGCATTTTAGAAACCCTGTTCTCCTTAAGAGAAACTCTTGACTTCACCAAGGCCCAGATCTCAACCCCAAGATGCTGGCAGAGGCGGTGATCCTGCTGTGAACAAGGTGTTGGAAGCAAAGTGCCAAGAAGGCTTTGTGCTCTTTCATGTAGATGAgtccttccttcctctgaagTCCGAGCTGCCCTGGAACCCCCCGTGCCTGTTAGCACTCGGGGGCTCGATGACCTGCTAACCCGAACAGGAGCCTGATGAAAGTCCTGAGATGAAAACAGCCCCAGCCGAGCCCCAGCTTGTGTCTCAGCCACAGagactgctgctctgtgctttcaTCTTCTCCATAGCCCTCCAAGCCACAACAGCTATTCCCTTacttttcagaatatttctctttctgagcGGATCTTCGGTGGAAACGAACATCACATCCCACATTGCGTTGACACAAGACACCCCTGGTGACCTCAAGTTGGTCATTAAGGATTGCAGAAACCTGTACGGTGGCATTAAAGTCAACTTGCGAAAGGGGTGAGTGGGGGCAAACTTCACCAGCCCCATACTAATCTGACACGCTGTGCAGCTTCTCATTCGGAAGTCCTTGGGTGATTTGCAAGGACACAACCACAGTATGCAGGATCCAAATCCAACCCGGGTTTATGTGGGGCTTGGCCCTGGCCCTCAGCACGGCTGTGCATTTTGCCCCTGGGCAGGTTTCTCCCTCCCTCACCTCTCAGGGCTCAGCCCCCCgagctgcccagctgggctcTGGTCCCCAGGGTGGGGacccccagcactgcagagggAAGGTTGGCACCAGGGAAGCCTCAGTGGCAACATGCAGACTAAATTTTTCTCAtataaaagccattttttgAGAACCCTTTAAAGGAATGGGAAGTTGGTGTGAGCATCTGGAAATGGTTAAAATAATGTGCAGGACTAGCCGCGGGTCAGCTCTTTGCGTGTTTGCAGTGAGGCAAAATTTCAGTCTCAGATCTGGGCACAGATTTACCGTTAACAATCAGATTTCGCTAAGCAGATAACTAAAAGTCCTGAGCACCTATAATTCCTGCTAAAGCctgggggagctgtgggctTGCTGCATCTTTTAacatcagagagaaaagaagagaatgtGTGTTCATCCTCGCTGCTCACAGCATCGCAACCCAGCGTTGCACTTCAGATTTGTCTTGATTCTGCGACCTGGGTTTTGTCAGCCTCCTCAGTaattcctgcctttttttcctttccagcttcTTCACCAATTTGGTGAGCGGTTTGCTGAACTCTTCTCTTCGGTCTCTCCTACCCGCACTGGTGAGTGCAAGAAATCCTGCCATGTCAGAAGGTTTGGCTGAAATCAGTGTTTTTCCCATAAGCATGAAGCAGATTTACATATCCATATCCAGATTTGTGTGCGTGTACAGACACACACCCACGTTCTATAACTGAATTCTGCAAACTTCCTTGATCTTTCTTACAGTCAGGATTTATTTGTTAGAAGCAATTCAAATTCCATCATGCAATGTTACGGGATAATTTGTAACCAATTGCTTTGTGAAATGCCTTTTCGTACGGAGAAGGTCTGGTAAACAGAAGTGACAGCCTCACTTAGAAAAAAGGTGCTTGTTAGAAAATCTTTTATTCTGTTAAAGAGAAGCTGTGCTGTTTTGAGAAGTAGGCTGAACAATTTATATTGCTCTTTTTCCGTGGAGGAAACTATGCTCTAGGAGCTGATTGCTCCATCTTGATTTAAAGTCTGTGAGACTCAAAAGATGTTAGTGAAATGTGTTGCTACAACTGCGATATTCTCACCAAGGCTGTTCCACTTATTACCGTTGCAGTTTTGCCCATTAGTGAATATTTGGTTCAGCATCATCAATATCAAGCTACAATTTCTCAACCGTAAGTTGTGAACTTTTCTATATAATTTTTGTAGCAACATGTGGCTTTTCTGT is from Anas acuta chromosome 16, bAnaAcu1.1, whole genome shotgun sequence and encodes:
- the LOC137865405 gene encoding BPI fold-containing family B member 4-like: MLSLDKARASWKVLPGGELVLNLYSKLTFNLPGIFLFLSGSSVETNITSHIALTQDTPGDLKLVIKDCRNLYGGIKVNLRKGFFTNLVSGLLNSSLRSLLPALFCPLVNIWFSIINIKLQFLNRVIFFGLLGKIQSALSSFPMTLENSVELDLQKYPFPAVFIDWLLQTAGIDARSMQ